The Leptospira montravelensis nucleotide sequence TTATCATTAGAGATATGATGTTCTTTAATAAGTCAACCTATGGAGATTTTTTGAAATCTGAGGAAGGTATTGCAACAAACATCCTAGCAGCCAGACTACAAAGTTTAGAAGAAAACGAACTCATCAAAAAAACGGAACATCCAGAAAGTAAGGCAAAGGTTCTCTATAAACTTACAAATAAAGCTATTGAACTATTACCGATTCTTGTAGAAATACAATTGTGGGCAGATAAATATTTTGATATTCCCGCAGAAATCAAATCTCAGCTCAAAGAAGTAAAAAAGGGAAAAGAGGAATTTATAAAGGTTATGACACGAAATTTAAAGAGACAAACTACAAACCAAGCGGGCTAGTGAGTGGACATATGATGATATTATTTTTTTAGTTTTATCATTTCTTCCATAGTTGTATTGGTTTGTTCAGGAAAAGAATTGGTTTAGTAATATTTGATTTTTTAACTTCATACCTTTACTATTACAAATATATTATAATCTGGAATTTACAAACCAAGACTAACCAACATAAGTTAGCCCTAATTGTCGGCACTTAGTGGTTAGTCTCTTATGCGTTGCTGCATAAAGTTAGTGAGTAAGAACTTATTTCAAAATTTTCATATTCACTAAATCATCTAAAAAATTGTTCACAGTAATTTGAAGAGCTCTTTCTCTAGCCAGCCTTTGTCTAAAAGCGTACATGAAATGCTCTGTAGGTTCTGAAATAGCAGCTCCACTATATGTATTCTTAAAAACTAATCTATTTTTTAAATAAAGTGAGTATTCAACTTTGATTGAATACGCAACATCAATAAATTCTCCACTATATTGATCTTCAAGTTTTTCTGCTGTTAAGATGTAATCGCCTTCTTTTTCCTTAACTTCAGAAAATAATTCTGAATATTTTAAATTTTCTTCAATTAAGTTAGCTGCTAGAAGATAATAAAATCCAGTAGCAAACATTTCAAATCTACCCTCAGGTTTAGTCAAAGAAATCGATTTTAGATCTGATCTAACCGGGTATTTTTTAAAATTTTTTGAATAATCTGGCATTAATACACAATTGCTGAATATTAATCCGATTAAAAATGTTAAAAGTTTAGTTTTCATTTTTGTTCCTTTTGTATTGTAATTTAGAGTAATTTTTATTATTTATATTTCGCATTAAAGTCATATGAGAATTCTTTTGTAATATTTTCTTGTGATTTAATAATACTTTGGTCAATATCTTTGAAAACAAATTCCTTCTCGTTTATATTTAAGTTAAACCACCAGGAAGTTGTAATGACTACTTGCTTTTTATATTCAAACTTATCTATAAGATTGAGTTTAGAATCATAGACATAGAAATAGGCATTTACTGGTTCTGCCTTTTTCGAAGGAATTATAAAAAAAGATAATACGGAAGCTGCACTTTGGATATAACCAAAAAAACTAGCATCGTATTCAACCCATGAATTAAAAGGTTTTCCAGGAATTCCGAGAATATAGTAGTCTACATTATTAGTTTTAACTTGGCATTTAGATTTAGATGTATCAGGTGTTAAATCGAAATCGATAAAATTACTCAATTCCATTTTGCCCGAATCTTTTACAATATTTATGTATTCATAAACAAGATCTAAACAATTATCTCTTCCTATTTGACCGTTAATTTCTTTAGAATTAAAAAAAGATACATCCTTACCTGCTGGAAATAATTGTTTCATGGACTGATTATAGTTTAAAGAAGCAGATGATTTATATAAGTCACCTTGTCTATCTTTAGTCATTTGAAATTCATAATTCATGAAACCTATTAAAGCGATTCTTTTGTTTGATATTAAATGGTTTTTTTTAGAATCAGGTGCTATGTAACTTTTGTATGAGTTACATCCTAATATTGTAATAATAATAGGTATTAAAATTTTCATTTGCAAATGATATTAACATTAAGAAAATTGCAAACTACTTTTTACAAAGTTGAATATATAAAACAACTAACATAAGTATGTTGACTCTGGTGTCGGAAAGAGACATTAAGGACAGATCTACTGTTAGTATGCGAGTGAGTGACGGGAAAAGAATTTGGAGATACCCGACCGAAGGATCAGTGCCGATTTGTAGCGGGATAATTTATAAAAAAACACGTTTAAACCCCGATTTAACGAGATTCAAACGTGTTGATCAAATGGTAGGTTTTACTTCAATCTTTCGATGATTGTTGCGATACCCATACCACCACCAATACAAAGAGTGATGAGTCCGTAACGAAGGTCTCTTCTTTCCAACTCGTCAAGTACAGTTCCTGTAAGGATCGCACCTGTTGCTCCGAGTGGGTGTCCAAGAGCAATTGCTCCCCCGTTCACATTGATTTTTGATTCATCAATACCGAGTGTTTTCTTTACGTATAACACTACAGAAGCGAATGCTTCGTTGATTTCCCAAAGGTCAATGTCTTTTACGCTAAGGCCAGCTTGTTTCAATGCTTTTTGAGAAGCAGAAACAGGACCAGTTAACATAATCGTTGGATCTTCACCAGTTGCCACTGTTGCAAGAATTTTTGCACGTGGTTTCAAACCGTATTTTTTCAATCCTTCATCGTTAGTTACTAAAATCGCTGCAGCACCATCTACAATACCAGAAGAGTTTCCGAGTGTATGGATATGGTTAATTTTTGTTACTTCTGGATAAGAACGAAGTGCAATCGCATCTAATTCTTTTTCACCAATCGTCTTGAATACTGGACCGAGACTTGAAAGGAATGCATAGTCTGATTCCAAACGTGGGTTTTCTTCTTCAGTCACAACAGTTCCATCATCCAAAGTAATTGGGATCACAGATTTTTTGAAATATCCATTTTGAACGGCAGCATGTGCTTTTTGTTGTGAAGATTCTGCAAAACGATCTGCTTCTTCGCGAGAAATATCATACTTTGTTGCGATAAGGTCAGCAGAAATACCTTGTGGAACTAGGTTGTAGTGAGCAGCAATTTTATCGTTACCAACGTTAAAATCACGTCCCATCATATCATCACCCATTTTCACACGGCTCATGGACTCAACTCCACCACCAACTCCAATTTCCATAGCTCCTGAAGCAACGTGATTTGCTACGTTGTTAAGAGCTTGTAATCCAGATCCGCAAAAACGGTTTACTGTATAACCTGGTACATCTTTTGGCCAATGAGCCGCCATAACCGCATAACGTGCGATACATGCAGCTTGGTCAGCAACTTGAGATACACAACCCATTACAACTTCTTCAACCGTTTTAGGATCGATTCCGGTACGTGATTGGATGGCTTTTAATGTGGCAGCAGCTAATTCTTGTGGATGGACGGATGCAAGTGTCCCGCGTTTTTTGCCCTTTCCTCTCGGAGTTCGGACAGCATCAATAATATAGGAATTCCCCATGGGTTTACCTCTCTCTGGGTGTTCTAGGAAAAACGTACAGAGTTCGCCTCATAAGAAAAGTAAAAAAATCATCATTTCGTCATAGTTTTCATGAAATTGTGACGGTAGTAGAGTAATTTTGCTCGGATTTGGCATCTGTAGCCCGAAATCATAGAATCAAACCTGTCGGCTTTACTTTCGTTTCGTTCTTCTGCGATGCGGATGTACCGAAAGTTGGGCTCTATCGCTTCTGAAAATTCTCGTTTGTTCCAGTCTACATACCGCCAAGCGCTGAAACTATGGTTCACTCCTACCTTTTCATCGATGGTTCCCAGGAGTTGAAATTTGGATTCACAAGGAGTTCTAAAGAATATGTAACGATTAAAAAAATAGAGTATCGTTCGGTGAGGGTTTGCCTCTAAAACCGAGCGGAAATGTTCCCGCATTTCCTCTACAGTATAAAACAAATCGGGTCCAGAATTGGTGCTACGAAAGATAACTGGAGAAAATTCATTCGGTGTATACAATTTTGTTAAAATTCGGATATAAGATGGGTCATCCAGTCGGTAAGGAATTTCATTAAACGCAAATGGGAAAGGATCTCTTTCTGTGAAATGAATTTCAATATACCGAGTGTGATCGTATTCTGGGTCATTGATATCGGTAGCCACAATCTTTTTGATATAACGGGAAAGGAATTGGTCTTCGTACAAATCACGAACGGTCACAGCACCCTCTTCATAGAGAATGGCACTCCCAAAATCAATAAAACTCGCACCATCTAACAGTCGTCCAATGGATCCATATTCATGATGTAAAATTCGATTCCGAAAGATCGATCTTAAAATCAAATTGTGATCATACAGCCTTTTACGGCCCGATCTTTGTTCTACAACTGTGTTTTTAGTTTTTTTAACTTTATAATAATGAATATGATTGGCAAGGCCGAACCGTAACTTTTCAAATGCATGATTTTCTAAAACACGTTTTTCATCTTCTTCATTTTCGATAATCGTAGTGTCTGCAAAAACTGAAGATGAATCACTGAATGTTACCGTTATCATCCAAAATAAAACACAAAAAATGAATCTAAAGCTTTTGGTTACTATATATAGTTTTGGAAAATTAAAAACAAATAATCTGAAGTTGAATTTTTGAATCAAAGGAGGTAAATTCACAATTGTATTAATAAATTTGATTCAAAATTAAAAAACCCGGTTCCGTCATTAAACAACAAAAACCGGGTATTCCAACCGAATTGAAAAAATAAACTTAAACCCTTTGGCCGAGAATGGGTCCGCCAGTTTTTTCCATCATTCTTTCTTTCGTTAAAAACAAATCTTCACGATTGTCTGCTGCCATCTCGCCTGTTCCATCTAGATAAATGGCACCCTTAGGACAGGCTTCCTCGCAAAGACCACAAAAAATACATCTGAGTAAGTTGATTTCAAACTTCTTAGCAAACTTATCTTCTGGATGAAGGTGTTGGCGGTCAGTTGGCACTTCTGCCGCTTCGATATGAATCGCGTTGGCTGGACAAATCCACATACAACAAAAACAAGCTGTACATCGTTCCCTACCTTGTTCATCTCGTTTCATGGAATGCATTCCGCGAAACCGAGTGGAATATTGGCGTTTTTTATCAGGGTATTCGATGGTCACTTGTTTGTTAAAGAAAGCTACTTTAACAAAATGTTTAAGTGTGATCCAAAGGCCTTTGCCTATGGACCAAAAATAGAACTTCTCATACCAAGAAAACTGGTGTTTTTTGGCGACGTTGACTACATTAACGGTTCCCAACAGATGCCTCCGCTTTTTCAGTCAGTTTATGAAAAACCAAATCCACAACACCAGCAGACGATTCCAATCCTTTGATTGCATTCATAGATTGCTCAAAGTTTTGTTTCAGGCCGTTTTTATTTGTAAAACTTCCTGAAGATTCAGCAAAAATCTGAATTGGCGCCGCCAAACTTGCGTTCTTTGCTGCATCAGTCAAATTGGTATCAAAAACAATCACTTTAGAAGGATCAATTCCTTCAGGAATGGATTCCTTTAAAACAACCACCAAATCAATAGCACCGGATTTAACAGCACTGATGATTCCAGAAATTCCTGAAGTGGTAGTGATTCCTAAATCTACTGCTCCCTTTGTGTTGGGGTGGTAATCTTTGGTGAGTAAAAAATCCACTTGTTCGGTTTCTTTGTTTTGGGCCTCAGTCACACGGGATTCCCATTGGATGGACTTACCGCCTAATTCACGTGAGATCGATTCAAAACTTTTTTTCAATGATGCCAATGTTTCATTGGATTCGTGTGCACCACCCAAAACAGCAATTGATTTCGCTGATTTCATGCGATCTGCCATTTTAGAAAGAACTTCTTTGGAGGTAGAAGGATTACCAGCTTCCAAATAACTATGGAGACGATTTTCATTCATCCAATCCAAATCAAATCTTCCTTTATCACAAAGGAAGAACATACCTTGGTCATAGTTTTCACGAACCATATAACGATACATTTTATTGTCTCGCACATTCGTTGTTACATTACAACCTGTGGAACAACCATGACATACGGATTTATGTGATTTGTACCACCATACGCGCGACTTAAATAATGTTTTATTATTAAGGAGTGCACCCACTGGGCAAATATCTGCCAAAGCCCCTTGGTAGTTATGATCGATTGGTTCTGATTTTGCAAGACCAATGATGGAATGATTTCCTCTTTCAAAAAGTCCAAGATTGGACTGCCCGACCTTTTCCTCTTCAAAACGAACACAACGATAACAAACAATACAACGATTATGATTGATGATGAGATTGGTTCCAATCTCCTCTTGAGGAATATTTCGTTTTTCGAATTCAAACCTAGAATGTCCAGTACCGGAACCAAATGCGTTGTCTTGTAAACGGCATTCCCCAGCTTTATCACAAACAGGACAATCTAACGGGTGATTGGCGAGTAAAAATTCCATTGTGCCGGCACGAGCTTCTTTCACTCGGTCTGACTTTGTAATAATCCCCATTCCTTCTTTTACAGGTGTGTTACAAGCTGCTTGTAAACGAGGTACACCTTCAATTTCAATGAGACACATGCGGCACATACCGACAATGCTTAATGCTGGGTGGTAACAGAAGTAAGGGATTTCGACTCCAACTTCTTTTGTGGCGTCGATGAGGTTTTTCTTTTCGTCGACTTCGTATTCGACTCCGTCTATCTTTATCTTAACCAAAGAACAGGCCCCCTACGTTTGATTAGACCTTATCATTGGTTTTTGTCAAACCTTCATTTTGAAATTATATTTACCTCGGAAAGATATGAGTAAGGTTGCAAATCCACAACGTTGTCATTGAAGAATTCCGAATCTAAAAACAGTGAACTGGCACGGATATTGGTCTGTTTGAGAATTTTGGCGATCAAATCATCCAAAATTTGTAGGGCACGTACTTCATAAAAAAAGATCTTATCGAGATTGATTCTCAAATTGGTAAAAGATCCCCTTCCGCCCAGAGTCAACATAAAACGATCAAAAATTTCATCCTGTGCTTTTTTACCAGGACAACCTTGAATTTCGAGAAGCATCTGGGAAATGGACAATTCAGAGACTGAAATCTTTAACGGATGTTGTTTTTTATCAAAAATGTTTTCCGGTTTGAGCTGTAAAACCTGCGCAATTTTTTCGAGTAAAGCTTGGTTTGCGATCGGTTTTAAAAGATAGGCTGTGACATGACTTAAAGCAGCGCGTCTCACTTGTTCTTTTTCACCAACAGCAGTTAACATGATGACAGGTGTCATCTTTAACATCTCTTTCCCTTTCTCTAAAAAACTTAGCCCATCTAAATAAGGCATATTCACATCGCTAATGATTAAATCAAAACTATTGTTTCTGATTTTAGCAAGGCCGGACATTCCATCCACAACATGCGTTACATCAAAGTTATACCTTTCTAAAGTATGTAGTAGTAATTTGGCACTACTTTCATCATCTTCAAGAAGCAGGATTTTATAAACTTTGGGTCGATTCATTTGTATTAGGATTCCTTTATTGTTCCGGTATCGAATCTAAGTTAGCATATTTCATAAACCATTTTGGTTGTAAGGCTCTTTGATAAAGATAAGCGTCCACAAGCACAAGATTTACAACAGCTTCCACGATGGGAACAGCTCTTGGTAAAACACAAGCATCATGGCGACCTTTAGCTTTTAAAACTGTTTCTTCTTTTTTATCATTAATGGTTTTTTGTTCAATTTTAATAGTAGAAGTAGGTTTGAAAGCAGCGCGAAGAATCAAATCCATTCCGTTTGAGATTCCACCTTGGATTCCACCAGAATTATTGGTTTTTGTTTTTACTTTTCCTGTTCCCGCTTCTATATAAAACTCATCATTATGAACTCTTCCTGTTTGGCGAGTGCCTGAGAATCCTGAACCCACTTCAAAACCTTTACAAGCAGAAATCGACAAAATCGCTTTGGCTAGGTCTGCCTCCAGTTTATCATAAACAGGATCCCCTAAACCTGGAGGAAGATTTCGAACGGCAATTTTTACAACCCCGCCTACCGAATCTCCTTCGTCTCGAAGTTTGCGAATCAGAGTTTCCATTGCATCATTTGACGATTGTTTTGGACATCTTGTTGGAAAATTGTCCACAAAATCTCTTGAAGTAGGATATTCAGATTCACTAATATTGGAGTCAATGGTACCAACAGAGTCCACCCAACCGACT carries:
- a CDS encoding acetyl-CoA C-acetyltransferase gives rise to the protein MGNSYIIDAVRTPRGKGKKRGTLASVHPQELAAATLKAIQSRTGIDPKTVEEVVMGCVSQVADQAACIARYAVMAAHWPKDVPGYTVNRFCGSGLQALNNVANHVASGAMEIGVGGGVESMSRVKMGDDMMGRDFNVGNDKIAAHYNLVPQGISADLIATKYDISREEADRFAESSQQKAHAAVQNGYFKKSVIPITLDDGTVVTEEENPRLESDYAFLSSLGPVFKTIGEKELDAIALRSYPEVTKINHIHTLGNSSGIVDGAAAILVTNDEGLKKYGLKPRAKILATVATGEDPTIMLTGPVSASQKALKQAGLSVKDIDLWEINEAFASVVLYVKKTLGIDESKINVNGGAIALGHPLGATGAILTGTVLDELERRDLRYGLITLCIGGGMGIATIIERLK
- the aroC gene encoding chorismate synthase, with amino-acid sequence MPSSWGKIFRVSTYGESHGTSVGVVVDGVPAGLPFPEEEIQKDLTRRRPGQNDLTTPRDEKDRMVVESGVFQGKTTGSPILMKVNNQNTIGSDYDEMAHVFRPSHADYTYSEKYGHRAHVGGGRSSVRETIGRVAAAGLARVILERELGISTVGWVDSVGTIDSNISESEYPTSRDFVDNFPTRCPKQSSNDAMETLIRKLRDEGDSVGGVVKIAVRNLPPGLGDPVYDKLEADLAKAILSISACKGFEVGSGFSGTRQTGRVHNDEFYIEAGTGKVKTKTNNSGGIQGGISNGMDLILRAAFKPTSTIKIEQKTINDKKEETVLKAKGRHDACVLPRAVPIVEAVVNLVLVDAYLYQRALQPKWFMKYANLDSIPEQ
- a CDS encoding winged helix-turn-helix transcriptional regulator — protein: MEKANKRSECPLSCSLDIFGDKWSLLIIRDMMFFNKSTYGDFLKSEEGIATNILAARLQSLEENELIKKTEHPESKAKVLYKLTNKAIELLPILVEIQLWADKYFDIPAEIKSQLKEVKKGKEEFIKVMTRNLKRQTTNQAG
- a CDS encoding 2Fe-2S iron-sulfur cluster-binding protein, translated to MVKIKIDGVEYEVDEKKNLIDATKEVGVEIPYFCYHPALSIVGMCRMCLIEIEGVPRLQAACNTPVKEGMGIITKSDRVKEARAGTMEFLLANHPLDCPVCDKAGECRLQDNAFGSGTGHSRFEFEKRNIPQEEIGTNLIINHNRCIVCYRCVRFEEEKVGQSNLGLFERGNHSIIGLAKSEPIDHNYQGALADICPVGALLNNKTLFKSRVWWYKSHKSVCHGCSTGCNVTTNVRDNKMYRYMVRENYDQGMFFLCDKGRFDLDWMNENRLHSYLEAGNPSTSKEVLSKMADRMKSAKSIAVLGGAHESNETLASLKKSFESISRELGGKSIQWESRVTEAQNKETEQVDFLLTKDYHPNTKGAVDLGITTTSGISGIISAVKSGAIDLVVVLKESIPEGIDPSKVIVFDTNLTDAAKNASLAAPIQIFAESSGSFTNKNGLKQNFEQSMNAIKGLESSAGVVDLVFHKLTEKAEASVGNR
- a CDS encoding response regulator codes for the protein MNRPKVYKILLLEDDESSAKLLLHTLERYNFDVTHVVDGMSGLAKIRNNSFDLIISDVNMPYLDGLSFLEKGKEMLKMTPVIMLTAVGEKEQVRRAALSHVTAYLLKPIANQALLEKIAQVLQLKPENIFDKKQHPLKISVSELSISQMLLEIQGCPGKKAQDEIFDRFMLTLGGRGSFTNLRINLDKIFFYEVRALQILDDLIAKILKQTNIRASSLFLDSEFFNDNVVDLQPYSYLSEVNIISK
- a CDS encoding NuoI/complex I 23 kDa subunit family protein, which codes for MGTVNVVNVAKKHQFSWYEKFYFWSIGKGLWITLKHFVKVAFFNKQVTIEYPDKKRQYSTRFRGMHSMKRDEQGRERCTACFCCMWICPANAIHIEAAEVPTDRQHLHPEDKFAKKFEINLLRCIFCGLCEEACPKGAIYLDGTGEMAADNREDLFLTKERMMEKTGGPILGQRV
- a CDS encoding Lp29 family lipoprotein, encoding MKILIPIIITILGCNSYKSYIAPDSKKNHLISNKRIALIGFMNYEFQMTKDRQGDLYKSSASLNYNQSMKQLFPAGKDVSFFNSKEINGQIGRDNCLDLVYEYINIVKDSGKMELSNFIDFDLTPDTSKSKCQVKTNNVDYYILGIPGKPFNSWVEYDASFFGYIQSAASVLSFFIIPSKKAEPVNAYFYVYDSKLNLIDKFEYKKQVVITTSWWFNLNINEKEFVFKDIDQSIIKSQENITKEFSYDFNAKYK